The following is a genomic window from Sciurus carolinensis chromosome 15, mSciCar1.2, whole genome shotgun sequence.
TTGGAACCTGGACTTTGACCCAAAACCAATTAATTTTGGTTCAAGCCTTTCTAGATTAAAGAGCAGAAAGAAATCAGCAGAATCATGTAGCCAAAATATTAGCTATGTTCTGTAAATTACAGAGAGCTTCAAGTTTCCAGACCACAAGACTTATCAGGAGCGTACTCAATGACTGATAAATTCTGAGTCACACCAGAACTTCAGGAAGCCTCCCTGTTCTCTCCAGGTCTGGCCTTATATAAGTCTGGAACAATTTGCAATGGCTAATGTAGGTATGTCCTCGGGAACAGGTGCACCTCCTGAATCTCGGGATAAGACTAGACAAAACCTGATTCTGATTCACTCAGGCATAAATATAGTTATCATTGTTAATCACCCCTATGTACTCCACCCACACAGCTGAGCCAAGTTAATTCCTGCACCACAGTGCTATGAAACCTGAACAAGGGTCAGTTGTCCAGTTGTCTCTCAGAGCCATGCCAAAAGGCTGTTAGACTAAGTAGAGAGCCTGTGCTCACTAACcctgtttaaataattttgtggCTAATACAGATATCTTTGTATGAAAAATTGTTTGAACTTTATTCCAAAGGCAGTGGGAAACAATAAGATCTAGGTGAGAAAGGGAACCAATCAAATCTGCAATTTTAGATTTTGTTGGTGTGAAGAATGGAAGCAAGCaagacaggaagcaaaaagatTAGTTAGGAGTTAggaaaatagtgaaataaatttagaatttgtgcttcaggaaggctgagacagccgggtgtggtggtgcttgcctgtaatcccagctgcttggaaggctgaggcaggaggatcccaaggtcaaagccagcctcagtaatttagtgaggacctaagcaactcagcgaccctgtctctaaataagtaaaatacaaaaaagggctgcggatgtggctcagtggtcaaagtATTACTTTGATGTAATTATATTGTTTCAGGAGGCTGTCTTTCAGATTCTAAAGTTCAGAAATGTAATTTTTGTGGttcttgttggttttgttttagcAAGATGTCTTGAGAAGGGGCAGACACACTTTATATTTAGCTAAGATTTAATGCTTAAATTAGAATGAAGTTTAACTTCTAAGTGGGGTTTAAATTATGCTAGTTGGTAGGCTATGAGAAACTCTACTTGGAAAGCCAAATCATAAGCTGAAGGTTGCTCAGTAAGCAAGGAATTGGAACAAGGGAAGGAACTTAAACTCCTTGGCTGTTGAGATGGTACTATAATATCCTGATGCTTCCCTCAACCATGAGAACAGGCCAGAAAGTACTTCAGGATGTTTTAGTTTACATTTATCTTTGTTTAAATTGAGCTAGAAGATATTTTTACTTCTAAGATGATTTCTTCAAATAACTAatctttcattttgagttgatttaaCTAGTTTTTAACTAGTTTAATTCTTAAAAGATAGCCTTATTTCTAAGTTAATtgtgagtggttttttttttttttttagtgtccaTGGGCTACCCCTCAGAACACAATATCCTGTTCTTTGGCTGATGTAATGAGTGAACAGTTGGCTAAAGAATTACAGTTAGAAGAAGAAGCTGCTGCTTTTCCTGAAGTTTCGTAAGTAAAATTAACAAAGTATCTATTTTATCTAGTAGCTTACTATGACAAAGTTTTAGGATTTGATTAATGATTGTCATGACAAGCAATTAAATACATTTAGGAAAACAGTACAGTAGAAAGCACAATATCGGGGTCTACTGATATTGGAATTCTGGTCCTGAGTTTGTGACTGGGGTTTTTAGTACAGGTTCAACAACCCACAAAGCTTTGGGCACTCAAAAGACACTCAGaaggtttcagattttggaatatttcaaaTATGGATTTTCAGATTCGGGATGCTCAACTGGTAAATccaatgcaaatattccaaaataggagaaattccaaaatctgaaagctTCTGACCTCaaacatttcagataaaggatacCCAGCCTATATTATCTTGGATAAATTACTCTTTCTCtgagttttgttattttcttgtcAATGCAACAGTTCATCTAGGTGAGGTATAGTTCTGAAGTATTTGTGGTTTTATCTTTTCAGAAACTTTTATATCTCCTTTACCTAGAACACAGAACAAATGCATCCTAGGTCTCAATTTGAATTTTCTAATAGACCCAATAGCATTCTCTTCTGGTTCCTTTAATCCTGGCTGGTGTTCTCATAGGTATAGGCCATTGGTCTTTTGAGGCTGACTAGACGGGAGAAGGTGAAGAGAGTTTGGTGGAGTTCTTGCCCATTGTTTAGTACAATCCTAATCCTAAAAAGGGATATCCTACTCTCATAATCAGTAGGTCCTGTTTGCACCAGCACATTATATTAGTTTATATCACTTTATTTTGAATAGTGTTGCTGAAGGACCATTTATTTCTGGAGAAAACATTGACACTTCCAGCGACCTAATGCTGGCTCAGATGCTACAAATGGAATTTGACAGAGAATATGATGCACAGCTTAGgcgtgaagaaaaaaaattcaatggcgATAGCAAAGGTATTATTACCTTATTGTGACAACTCCATTGGGTGGTAGAAAATGCTTATATTGTGCTACTAAATAAATCTTCAACTATTTTTGCCTTTTAAGtttccatttcctttgaaaattatcGAAAAGTGCATCCTTTTGAAGACAGCGATAGTTCTGAAGATGAGGTTGACTGGCAGGACACTCGTGATGATCCCTACATACCAGGTATCAAAGCCTTTAGTTTCTGGGGGATAGAATGAGAGTATTGAAGACAAATTTTTCCAAtgaattgttttagttttatatttatttttcaatattgtttaatcatttatttcattaGATTCAAATGTCTGTTCAGACAGCATTGAATGTAGCAATTTAGTTTTTACTATTTTCATACACTTGGTTTGTCTTAATTGCCTTTAGCAAAACCAGTTCCTACTCCCAAAAAGGGTTTcattggaaaaggaaaagatatcaCCACCAAACATGATGAAGTGGTATGTGGGAGAAAGAATACAGCAAGAATGGAAAATGTAAGTTACAGAGAGTACCTATCTCTGAATCAAGAGTTTTGTTTGAAAGTTTCAAAAACAGTatcttaaatttctaaaattctttctttctgaagatgTTAAATGTTTAGATGTCAATATATCAATGTCATGCAAACTCAACCACTTGAGAATATAAAGtatctgtctcagaataaaaccctacactctttaaaaattaaattgacttACATCGattctaaaattaagaaatagttCTTATATAACATTCattcttcatattattttttataaatagcaTCCCTACCCAAGAAATACACAATAGTGGTAACTGGAGctagaaatgagagggagaaatacttctggatttttttttccccctccagtgctgtggattgaacccagggtatcaTGGTTTCAGGCAAGCCCCCCTACCACACCCAACCCCAcactttcctaatttttttatattgtacCTGAACTACCCCtgcaaaatcagaaataaaatgtaatttttaaaagctaacgTTTTAACTTCCATAAATATTAggattaatagaaaatatttagaccTTAGAACACAAATGCttgttaagtaaatattttattaaattatataatttctagaaatattccATATCTGATTCAAGAATATCCAATAAAACTCTCTGAGATAATGGAAGTGTACTATAGCTGTACTTTCCAGTAGGGTAACCACCTTTGCTATTGAACACTTCAAATTTGGATGATGTaactaaggaactgaattttaagtTCAGACTTAATTAGCTCAAATTTAAATATCCAGATGTGACAGTGTCTCTAATTGGGCTATGCAGCTCTACAATGCAGTTGTCATGGATGGGATGGGCATAACTTGCTGTGCTAACTCAGTCCTCATAAATAATTATGATATTGATTTCTTTGGTATGTTTTGGTATAGGCTTCAACTTACAGCACTGTGTTCTTTGATATTAAAATGAGATTCAAAGCATGTACTGAAAGACCTTAGTTTTAGATAtaattgaatgttttctgtgcATAGAATAAATGCTTCCTTTGGACTATAATTTCTTTAGTAGCATTGCTCCTCTTTCTATTAGTGACATTTTTCAGTGTAGTATCTGTGGATCTGTTTTTATAGCATTATCATATGTTGAATAGGAAATCTGTTCCAAGTAAAGACTAATTTTCTcgctctttttgttttgttttactattcCCACCTAAAAGTATTTAGATGATATTTCTTCTATTGTTGTCAGTTTGCACCTGGATTTCAGGTAGGAGATGGAATTGGAATGGATTTAAAACTATCAAACCATGTTTTCAATGCTTTAAAACAACATGCCTACTCAGAAGAACGTCGAAGTGCCCGCCTCCATGAGAAGAAGGAGCATTCTACTGCAGTAAggatcttagatttttttttttttcctttaacagaaGGATTCATATTAGAAAACTTGACATttgggaggaaaaacaaaataaaatttcatgtttgATATTTTCCTGTGGGATTGGTTTTTCATATCAAAGATGTAAATATAGTTTAAATGGCTTTACTATTTGATTTTTCAGATTTAATATAATAGTTATTAATCATTTATTCAAAACTCCCATTTTAGTGGTCATAATACAAACTGTATAATTTACATTGTGTCGGAATgttccagaattttttaaaaaattatttcctattgATATATTTGTAACCTATTAATCTCTAATGAAGTCTTGATGATAATCCCTAAATCTTGATATAATAAACTAATTTCgtgatatatttagaaaaaaattaagaatgttaGAGATTTTTAAACTGGTGATAAGATTTTGGTTAAGCTTAgtatctcagtttttttttttttttttttttttaatttccacttaaCCTTTTTAGATTAAGGACAGATTATGAAAATGACAGCTAAATCCCTTGAAAAAGACCCAGGAGGTGGGGAGACCACATAGGGCAGGCCAGGCAAGGTCCTTTGTATTTGGTCCTGGCTCAGGGCTAGAAGGAAAGAGGCATTGTCTCATGGTCTCCAAAAGTGTCTCTGTGTTGCGTAGGTTCTACACAGAAAAGCAGATGGGTCCAGGGATCCCTGGTGGGGGCCTAGCCTGTTGGAAAATATGTCTAAAGCAGGAACGTGAAGTCAAAAACCAGGGGTTTTGGAAGGAGAGGGACTCTCATCTTTGTCTCTCTTGGATGACAAAGCTGGGGTTACAGGAGAGAGATGGTGTCTGTACATTCCATGCCTGCTTGGTACCCCATTGCCCGTCCCCTGCCACCTTTGCCACCCTGCCTTTCACTCCAGGAGTGTCTACTGTATATTTGGATCTCCCCCTAACCACAGTCCTGGGAGTAAGGGAGGGAAGACGTGCCTACTGCTATACTAGGGGAAGGCAGCAGCAGGCGGTAGAGTGGTGCCGGTGCTTCCCGTGCttcagtttgctttttctttttagggggatgggggtggggaggttactggggattgaactcaagggcactcagcGACTGAACCACATCCatgcatattttgtattttatttagagacagggtctcgctgagttgtgtAGCATctcactgttgctaaggctggctttgaacctgtgatcctccttcctcagcctcccaagcagctggggttacaggtgtgcttcACCGTGCCTGGATCAATTTGCTTTTTCAAAGAGCATCTTTGTCTCTTTTGGATGACAAAGAGAGGGCACCAAAGTTAGGAGAAAGGTAGCAGTGGACAGAGTCCTGAGCCTGAGTTTGGCACCAAATATTACCAGAGCCACAGGGCCATGTAGAACTCTACCATGCTGTCTCTATACCTGGTCGACTTCAGTGCCCTTCCTGGGAGGTAGGAGCAGAGGGGGCAGGTGACAAATAATATGGTGCAGACCCCATGACTAGGCTTCCCTTGGAGAGACCAAAGGTCTGCTCCTTTCCAGCCTTGGCCCATCTCTTCCCACTAAGTGGGAAGAAAGACCTAGGATGCCAGAGCGCTGTGAGGAGGCGGGTGATGCCCAGGGTCAGGGCGAGTGTTGCTGCTGAGGACTGGTTCTGCTGATGCGCTTGAACTTGAGCCCCTGGGAGGTGTCTCCCTCAGAGTCTTCACACTAGGGCCCACGGCACACCGGAGGAGAGTGGAGACCAGCTTCTTCCCAGAGTGTGCAGGTGCAGCAGATGAACTCTTAATCGTTGGGTACTTCTAGTGCAGACTGTGGGTGGGTACGGCCGGAGGGGAGACTGGGTATAAGTTGATCTTGCTCACTTTTTGCCCTTTGTCCTCCACTCAGAAAATCCTTCTCAAAACTCCTTCCAAACTGCCCATGCAGTAGCAGAGGCTCTTTTCCCTGGGACATTGGTGGTTTTGGCTCTGCTGTCAGCCCTAGAAGTCAGTCCCTTTGAGCCAATCCTTTAAAAAACCCTCTCCTCTGAGGATGTCCCTCACGGAAGGTGACTGTGTAGCACAAACTTAGGACTTTCACCAAACCCACATTAGCCTCACGGCCCTACCTGAACTGAAACTCTGAGATCTTCAGGCCTCATGCCTCATCCTAGATATGACTCCTCTTCATTTCTGACTTGAAATGGTTCTTTTAGATATTCACTTTCAGAGATACCAGAGTTACATGAATTGTATCTTGATGGCACTCCTTTAAGAGCCTGTTGTATAGACatctaagtaaattaaataataaagttgaaaaaaggaaatatatattttgaacattagagattagaaatgattcaaaaattttttaatttgttctgttcagatatatatgacagtagagtgtatttttacatattatgcGTACATGGAGTACAATTTAGGATCCCTTCTTGTGGTACATGATaaggagtttcactggtcatgtgttcatatatgaacataggaaagtttgtctgattcattctgctgtctttcctatgcccatctcctctcccttccctccattccactttgtctaatccagtgaacttctgtctcccccacccccttgtgtgttagcatccacatatcagagcaTTCAGCCTTGGGTTTTTTTAgaactggctcatttcacttagtatgataatctccagttccatccatttacccacaaatgccatgatttcgttcttctttatggctgagtaatattccattgagtgtgtgtgtgtgtgtgtgtgtgtgtgtgtgtgtgtgtgtgtgtgtttataccacattttctttatccattcatctattgaagggcacctagtttggttccatagcttggctattttgaattgagctgctataaacactgatgtgactgcatcactgtagtatgctgattttaagttctttggatagaagttgaggagtgggataattgggtcaaatggtgattccactCCAAATTTTCTGTGCAATTTCCctgttgctttccagagtggttgtaccaatttgtagtcccaccagcatgtatgagtgaacctttttccccaaatcctcactaacatttattgttacttgtattctagataattgccatcagaaaatgttttataataagtCATTTTTACTTACAGTATTTATCTTTTGCAGGAAAAAGCAGTTGATCCTAAGACACgtttacttatgtataaaatggtCAACTCTGGAATGTTGGAGACAATCACTGGCTGTATTAGTACAGGAAAGGAATCTGTTGTCTTTCATGCATATGGAGGGaggtaaatgaacaaaatatgaaatCCCTTCTCCCCAGGATTAATAGATTTATACAAAATCAAAGCTAACATTGCATGACaagtagaattattttaaaaatgttattatagggatggggatatagctcagttggtagagtgcctgccttgcatgcacaaggccctggtttcaatcccagcaccacaaaaaaaaaaaaaaaaaaaaaaaaaaaatgttattctagAAAGTCTAAATGATAtaaaagacttttattttgtACTTGAGAGGTTTCAAATGACTATTGGTCAagttcctgtttttaattttcttaactatTTAACTAGTCTCCCTTTGTAGATAGCACATATACATCATAATATATTGAATTATACTATTAAGTTCTAAAAATGAAGAGGATAAAAATGAATGttgaggctgggggtggggctgtaATTCATTGAattccctgggtttgatctctatcaccaaaaaaaggaaagaaaagagtttaACATTGGAGCTTACATTTTCAAGTTATATGATCTGGAACAAGTTTCTAAACCTCATTAAAAAATTGTATCTCACCTCATGGGATTTTTGTCACACTAAATGAGATTGTATATGATATTTGGTATTAATTTTAAACAACGTGTATGTTCTCCTTTAAACTTTGTTTCCCTCTTTATAAATTTCAACTGAGGATTCCCCGAGTCCAGGCAAATATAACTAAACAGTACAGATTATTTAAAGGAAAGATTACTTATGGTGGTAGATTAAAATTTAcagaaaggataaaatgaaaagtagCCTTCATCTCTCTTACGCTTGCCCAATAGCTGTTTCTCCAAAAGTAACTACTAGTAACagttttaagtttaattttacaGAAATTTGTATGTATTTGTCCTATACTTGGCTTATGCAAAAAGAGATTACATTCtacattcatgatttttttttagctaaATATTTTAGACCATTCTATATTACTAGTCCTTACCACCCCATTTTTAAATGAGTACATTCCATTATGTGAGCATACAAGAATATCCTTGGACATTAATGTACCTTTGCAAATATGGCCTTAGACTAAATTATTAACAATGAAATTGCTGGGGCACAgactatatgattttttttttttttttttttttcttaagcagtGGAAGGCTTCACAGAACGGGGAGTGTCTGAATTTGCTCTCTGTTTGGGCCCCTGAATTGACTGTTGTAGCAGCTgtgtttcttgatttcttttatatatgaaaaatttaacaattacaaaaattttttttcttgtgtaccATACCAGTGGTCAAAAtcttgaatttgcattttaatggtAAGGAAAATGCAATTTTTCCCATGAGCTAGCCAAATCTGCAGGTTGTGTGCATTCTGAATGTCAGGAGATATTGCGAGATTGCCCTAGGAGAAGCTTGACTAATTTATTTTGCTACTGGCAGCATGAGCttattttctttgtcctcatCAATGTTTAGTATTATCAACATTCATATTTTTTGTCAgtgtgaaaaatgaaaagtaacatCTTGACAGTTTGATtcgcatttatttatttgtgattgtACGTTTTTTCAGGTGCCTTATGggccatttgtttttttgttcttgtttgttttttgtttgcttatttcgGTGGGGGTTGTCAACAGTTTCCTTTATCTTCTGATCATTTTATATTGAATGATACTTTGATATGATGAATGATCGATTTCCTTCTGGTGATATTGGTATCATAATCTGTGTTTCTGCATTTGTAAGTAGCAAAACTAGAGAGCATCCAGTTTTGTAcaactgaaaaatgttttcaaaaagcaTATATAATGTGCTATATAATGAATTGCCATAAATTTTGCAACTTAAAACAACAccttcccagtgacttgggaggctgaggcaggaggatggtgagttcaaggccagcctcagcaacttagtgagaccatatcttaaaataaaaagtaaaaagggctggggatgtcgctcagtggtaatcaatccctggattcaatccctggtacccccaaaccACAACAATACCTATTTACTCTTATAGCTCCTGATGATTGGAGGTCTAGGCCTGGCTTGTTGGATTCTGTGCTCAGTTGGGTTCTCTGCTTAGGGTTTCAGAAGGCACAGTCTTAAGTGTTGGCCTGGCCATGTTACTTTCTGAAACTTGGAGTCCTCTTCCTTTGGCACCTTTCAGTAGCAGTTAAAATGAACAATGGTGATTTGGACTCAAGGTCATAGGGAAAGTGAAGATATAAGAGGTCCTATTCTTGTTGACTCTCAGTTGGAGCTTGCTCTTAACTCCTGGCCCCTACAGATCCTTGCCATAGCTCAGGCCCTCATAGCTCATGTCAAAACCAGCAGGAGAATCTCTTGCTTCATTCCACTAAGATTTTGCCTTAATGCCACCTTTGCTATACAATGTAACCTAGTCTAGGGAGTGGCATCCAGCTCCCTCAAGGGGAGGAAGTTACATAAGCAATGCAAGATTCTTGGGGATCAGCTTAAAATTCTTCCTCCTACAAAGGTCTTTTGGGTTCTGTCATTCTCCAGATGACCAAGCAGTTGAcaatactttttgttgttgtttttggttttggtgctaaCGATTCAACCCAGGCCTGACACATGCTAAGCActtggtctaccactgagctacaacttcaaTCCCATAGTCTAAATTATTCACATAGTAACTTGTGTTAGACTTTTCAGGAAGTAAAGTATAAGACATATTCTCTACACTCTCAAAGAATTTATGCCAGGGAGAGAACATTATAGCAGGAATGGTTATGTTCagttaaagataaataaataatggagtGCACAAATATACAAGTGAGACCTCACTAGGGGTAGTAACAGCAGAACTAGATCACTACCAGGTAGATTCAGGAAAGGCATTGTGATAAAGTTAGATctcaacatacatttttaaaaaataggtaaaacaAACCCAGTGTTGAGTACAAAAAGCTAGTagtagagtatatatatatatagtataccaTCTATAGATGTTtattcatgtaaatatttatatacttatcCTTTAAAGATGATTACATTAACAATAGATAAGGATTGAAGTTTAGACAATAAGATTAGAAGGTATATTTTTAGaggtaacagaatgaaactgtaTAAGCACATTAGACACTGGTAAGGAGGATCTTAAACATTAGGCAGAGGAAGCTGGCATTGTGACACATGCCTGAAGtaccagcaacttggaaggctatGCAgcaggatcacttgagcctagaaGTTTAGAGCCCGTCTAGGTAACATAGCTAAactttgtctctttaaaaaaaataaaggccgAGGGATGTATAATTTGTTAAGAAataagcttttttgtttgtttttaactaggagaatgataagaaaaatcatatatattagaCTCTATACTGGAAATCTTCCAAAAAAGGAATCTTTTCTTCAGTATTTGTGCTAGAACCTCATGTACTACATGGTTAAACTATTGCAATGACAAAGAGTTTATCACCTCACAATCTAGCCTGTTCTATCTGTAACATTTTAGATTATTGAAAACAActtctttgtaattttctttaatCTCTCTTCCTGAAAGTCACTTTATCTATTCACCAATATTTGAGCAACTGCCATGTGGCAGGTCCTCTTCTAGGTTCTGGGGGTACAGCAATGAATGGTACAAGGAGGGTTCCTGCAGAATGTGCTTGACttccatctccagccctcttcCAAGACAATAATAAGTAAAAACTTTGAGTTATGTGCTATGCAGATTGTTAAAACAGGGCAATGTCATAGTGACTGGTTGACTGGTTTTGATTAGTAGAACAAGAAAGTCTTCTTAGCGAAGTGACACTTGAATGACACATCTGGGATACATTGAAGATCAGGTTGAAGGACATTCTATGCTAGAGAACAGCCTGTGCGTAATGCTCTCAGACACAGGTACAAGCTTAGGGTCTTTGAGATAGAGTCTGAAAGCCAGAATGGCTGGAGCACAGTGTgtgcagaggggagaggaggctggagaggtGGGCAGGGTTTGGTGCAGGCAGGACTGTGTGAACCAGGGTAATAAATCTGCTGTTCATTTAACTGCAGTGGGAACCAGgactgattttgttttcaaaaggtgACTCAGGCTGCTATGAGGAAAATGCATTATAGTAAAAAGTAATTGTAGCAGTTGAAATGAGCAATGGTGGTGATTTGGACTCTAGGTGGTAGTAAAAGTGAAGATAGAGGAGACTACTATTGTTGTGTGTTTGGAAGGCAGAGTGAACAGTCTGTACCCTTGGATTGGATTGGGGAGGTCTCTTGGCTAAAGCATCTGATTGCTTCACTGTTTACTGAAGCAAGACCCTAACTAAGTTAAGGTAGCAGTCATCAAGAGTTTGTTGTGGACATGTAAAGTTGAAGATGCCTGCTGGACATCCAAGTGTTGTCAAAGTGGCATTGGATAAATGAACCTGGAATTCTAGAGGAACTGAGACTGGGGATGGAAATGTGGGTGATATTTAAAGCCATGGACTATATGAAATTGCCCAGGAGAAGAAGTGGGGTTTCTTAGAATCAATTGGAGGACGCTGACCTTTTAAGTCTAAGTGGAGGAGAAGGAGTCAACCAGGAGAATATGGTACAGATGAAGGTTGATGGTTTGATTCAGATTGTTCTCTGGAAATAcagttccttttttcttccagattaatATCCCCTCagatatttaaagataaatactGCTCTCAATTCATCCACCTCCTCTTATTTCCACTGCCACCAGCATGACTCAGGCCCTTTCAGGAGCTCACAGTCGGAGTAGCATCACGAGTCAGCCCCACACTCAAGCTTCTCCATGCTGCCTCCCATCATCCTGGCTGCTTGATCTTCATAACATGCATCTTTTGAGGGTGCCTTGCTGCAGAACCCTCAGGCTTCCCCGCTACCTTTGGGGACATAACTAGGTTCTTCACTGGTCTATCTCATCCCATGCCTTCAGCTCCAACTTCTTTCACTTCCCCTCTCCagcctagtctttttttttttttttttgggggggtgctggggatcgaacccagggccttgtgcttacaaggcaagcactctaccgactgagctatctccccagccccaccagcctAGTCTTGACTACAATGTTCAGTATTCCTCAGATACATCCTGTGGTCTCTACCTCTGCTTTTGCTAATATTGTCAAGTCCTACCTGTTCTCCTGATTCTGTTTCAGTTCCACTTGTGCTGTGAAGCCTTGCTGCCCTTTCCAGTCCAAAGAGACCTGTCCATTCATGTGCTTCTTTgattctttcctcccctccttgcATACTTAAAGAACCCTTCCACTCACCTTCATATCTTCTAGgagttaaagttattttttaaaaactgttttttgtGTTGCTTCTATTGAATTTTGCCCCAAAGCCATCCCAGGTAGACTGTagcccattttaaaatgtgtatcttTTCATTGTTTCTCAAGCTTGATTCCCTGGTCATTCGGTgaagaatattattatattaCAGACTATTCAAAACTGACTGACAGTTTATTTGCAAGTAAGAaaaccagccaggcacagtgacatgcTCCTGTAGTCCTGgcttcttgggagactgaggcaggaggattgtttgagaccagcctgggcaatatagcaagaccttgtctcaaacaaaaacaataatccCAAAACCCAAGGTTTTTTAAGATCTAAAACTTGaagactaataaataaataaatgaatgaataaataaatagcaagacTTGACCCTCTCAGAGAATGTAGATCTATTTTATCTACTTCATTgttatagaatttttattttgtagttgtttCACTTGTGAATTGGTAACTTGTACTGACCTAACTTTTCTTCTCCCATTCAGCATGGAAGATGAAAAGGAAGATGGTAAAGCTATACCTACAGAATGTGCCATCAAGGTATTTAAAACAACCCTTAATGAGTTTAAGAATCGTGACAAATATATTAAAGATGATTTCAGGTTTAAAGATCGCTTCAGTAAACTAAATCCACGTAAGATCATCCGCATGTgggcagaaaaagaa
Proteins encoded in this region:
- the Riok3 gene encoding serine/threonine-protein kinase RIO3 is translated as MDLVGVASPEPGRAAAWGPSKCPWATPQNTISCSLADVMSEQLAKELQLEEEAAAFPEVSVAEGPFISGENIDTSSDLMLAQMLQMEFDREYDAQLRREEKKFNGDSKVSISFENYRKVHPFEDSDSSEDEVDWQDTRDDPYIPAKPVPTPKKGFIGKGKDITTKHDEVVCGRKNTARMENFAPGFQVGDGIGMDLKLSNHVFNALKQHAYSEERRSARLHEKKEHSTAEKAVDPKTRLLMYKMVNSGMLETITGCISTGKESVVFHAYGGSMEDEKEDGKAIPTECAIKVFKTTLNEFKNRDKYIKDDFRFKDRFSKLNPRKIIRMWAEKEMHNLTRMQRAGIPCPTVVLLKKHILVMSFIGRDQVPAPKLKEVKLSSEEMKEAYYQTLHLMQQLYNECTLVHADLSEYNMLWHAGKVWLIDVSQSVEPTHPHGLEFLFRDCRNVSQFFQKGGVKEALNERELFNAVSGLNISADNEADFLAEIEALEKMNEDHVQKNGRKAASFLKDDGDPPVLYDE